A stretch of Nitrospira defluvii DNA encodes these proteins:
- a CDS encoding carboxypeptidase regulatory-like domain-containing protein: MKLNTTQKVHTLAVAALMWLGHMVSPAGAYDVIDVQHGGTLDGTVTLAGAIPEPKGFNLITFPDPTYCGRISNGKGWRLLRDFIVAPAGGLKNAIVTLEGAESGKPFDMSVPLIEARDCMFQPWITIVRNGHAVEVVNMDPVMHDIQGYETSPEAGARVLFNTPLILNHQHQRGNMRAVHNHAPGKSLVGPIYLNKGRRTFYMQCGFHAYMESWAMAVNNPYYAVTDEQGAFRIENIPPGTYQMVVWHPQAGPGATRTITISPDGTTTEQVALQAPKGNRTSYKVMDNPRFGLESLGHPVEIEPLVEHQH, translated from the coding sequence AGCTGAATACAACTCAGAAGGTTCATACCCTCGCAGTGGCCGCCTTGATGTGGTTGGGGCACATGGTGTCGCCGGCTGGAGCCTATGATGTGATCGACGTGCAGCACGGCGGGACATTGGATGGGACAGTGACGCTGGCGGGAGCGATTCCTGAACCCAAAGGATTTAATCTGATCACGTTTCCGGATCCAACCTACTGTGGACGGATCTCGAACGGCAAGGGATGGCGTCTCCTGCGTGATTTCATCGTGGCGCCGGCGGGCGGATTGAAGAACGCAATTGTTACGCTGGAGGGGGCTGAGTCCGGAAAGCCGTTTGACATGTCTGTGCCGTTGATCGAGGCACGCGACTGCATGTTCCAGCCTTGGATTACGATCGTGCGAAATGGCCACGCGGTGGAAGTGGTGAATATGGATCCCGTGATGCACGACATCCAAGGCTATGAAACTTCGCCCGAGGCTGGAGCACGGGTGTTGTTCAACACCCCGTTGATTTTGAATCACCAGCATCAACGCGGCAACATGCGCGCAGTCCACAACCATGCGCCGGGAAAGTCCCTGGTGGGCCCGATCTATTTGAATAAAGGCCGTCGGACGTTCTACATGCAGTGCGGCTTCCATGCATATATGGAGAGTTGGGCCATGGCCGTGAACAATCCCTATTATGCCGTGACGGATGAGCAGGGCGCGTTCAGGATCGAGAATATCCCGCCGGGCACCTATCAAATGGTGGTATGGCATCCGCAGGCAGGGCCGGGGGCCACCCGTACCATTACGATTTCCCCGGACGGAACCACAACTGAACAAGTGGCCTTGCAGGCTCCAAAGGGAAACCGCACTTCCTACAAAGTGATGGATAATCCACGGTTTGGTCTCGAATCGTTGGGCCACCCCGTTGAAATTGAGCCGTTGGTGGAGCATCAGCACTAG